In the Plasmodium chabaudi chabaudi strain AS genome assembly, chromosome: 13 genome, one interval contains:
- a CDS encoding cytochrome c1 precursor, putative — protein MAGGGALNNLFPGYKDKLWLKLPYRLRLHLIKSWNNEFEKNIFKAQKKNNRIKNLNYYILDRFKPNDNYRNSHTDYKRQICRGTLEEGCDFFLPDKKSQDRLKNHLQPYTEEESEERKKYKYLNLKYYILFALGFSIVHNNMQSRPVAWCMDYEPPHTPHYPFWFKSMFHSHDIPSVRRGFEVYRQICATCHSMEQLQFRSLVNEVYPEKRVKQIAASYDIEDGPDDKGEMFTRPGILTDSFPKPYPNEEAARYANGGASPPDLSVITTARHNGPDYIFSLLTCYRDPPEGVALRQGLYYNTYFPGGSISMPPPLQDDMIEYEDGTPCNVSQMAKDVVNFLTWAAEPTHDERKLTGLKLVSGAFVAMVLMTVWQRFFWTVYATRRIDFGKIKYL, from the exons atggcTGGGGGGGGAGCATTAAATAACTTGTTTCCAGGatataaagataaattATGGTTAAAGCTTCCATACCGg ctTCGATtacatttaataaaatcatGGAACAATGAATTTGAGAAGAATATATTCAAAgcccaaaaaaaaaataacagaataaaaaatttaaattattatatattggaTAGATTTAAGCCAAATGACAACTACAGAAATAGTCACACCGATTATAAGAGACAAATATGTAGAGGAACATTAGAAGAAGGGTGTGATTTCTTTTTACCAGATAAAAAAAGCCAAGATAgattaaaaaatcatttaCAGCCATATACAGAAGAAGAAAGtgaagaaagaaaaaaatataaatatttaaatttaaagtattatatattatttgcttTGGGTTTTTCAATAgtgcataataatatgcaatCAAGGCCTGTTGCTTGGTGTATGGATTATGAGCCACCACACACACCACATTATCCATTTTGGTTTAAGTCCATGTTTCATTCACATGATATACCAAGTGTACGACGAGGGTTTGAAGTATATAGGCAAATATGTGCTACATGCCATTCAATGGAACAACTACAATTTCGTAGTTTAGTTAATGAAGTATACCCAGAAAAAAGAGTAAAACAAATTGCAGCATCCTATGATATAGAAGATGGACCAGATGATAAAGGTGAAATGTTTACAAGACCTGGTATTTTAACAGATTCTTTTCCAAAACCATATCCAAATGAAGAAGCTGCCAGATATGCAAATGGAGGTGCATCACCACCAGATTTATCTGTTATAACAACAGCAAGGCATAATGGCCcagattatatattttctttattgaCTTGTTATCGTGACCCACCAGAAGGTGTCGCATTAAGACAaggtttatattataatacttATTTCCCTGGAGGATCAATATCTATGCCCCCTCCTCTTCAAGATGACATGATTGAATATGAAGATGGGACTCCTTGTAACGTTTCTCAAATGGCAAAAGATGTTGTAAACTTTTTAACATGGGCAGCTGAACCAACTCATGATGAGAGAAAATTAACTGGTCTCAAATTAGTAAGTGGTGCTTTTGTTGCAATGGTATTAATGACTGTTTGGCAAAGATTTTTCTGGACTGTTTATGCAACTAGAAGAATTGATTttggaaaaattaaatatttataa
- a CDS encoding mediator of RNA polymerase II transcription subunit 20, putative, with amino-acid sequence MEKVVSMREIITNTRKIKLHENFLEDCNLKDTFYNALETVNCGYNDYVNIKTWLFATSEKLFSTNSEELAYIACDALKVLLCNSKYLHVIIYKLLKKNLEKYILKIMGICCLTVASRMQQINQTTCFKEILQLHNLSNIINEYNIRQIEIDVFVSLAHSGFCFEKTITPVNELHEIMNFIEEYEQFFEPGDFPIFKTANNLMLKIIYCMVPVFNMNVYNYSIVNYVLRLFITDNEKYIHVFQKLKEHYHDKEIIHISSFQNHMFNIISAFKNISIFSAKEYILKNQKDIELFDIINTKIEVLWNNKEKEKAENRES; translated from the coding sequence atggaaaaagtCGTTAGTATGAGAGAGATAATAACAAATACTAGAAAGATAAAATTgcatgaaaattttttagaaGATTGCAACCTAAAAgatacattttataatgCTTTAGAAACCGTAAATTGCGGATATAATgattatgtaaatataaaaacatggCTTTTTGCTACTtcagaaaaattattttctaccAATTCTGAAGAATTGGCATATATTGCATGTGATGCTTTAAAAGTACTTTTATGTAATAGCAAGTACTTGCATgtgattatttataaattgcttaaaaaaaatttagaaaaatatatactaaaGATCATGGGAATATGCTGTTTAACAGTTGCCTCAAGAATGCAGCAAATAAATCAAACAACATGTTTCaaagaaatattacaattacataatttaagtaacataataaatgaatataatataaggCAAATAGAGATCGACGTGTTCGTCTCCTTAGCTCATTCAGGTTTTTGTTttgaaaaaacaattacGCCTGTCAATGAGCTACACGAAATTATGAATTTTATAGAAGAATACgaacaattttttgaacCTGGAGATTTCCCAATATTTAAAACCGCAAATAACTTAATgctaaaaattatttattgtatgGTACCAGTATTTAATATGaatgtttataattattctattgttaattatgtattaagattatttataacagataatgaaaaatatattcatgttTTTCAGAAATTAAAAGAGCATTATCATgataaagaaattattcatatatcaAGTTTTCAAAATCATatgtttaatattattagcgcattcaaaaatatctctatattttcagcaaaagaatatatcctaaaaaatcaaaaggATATCgaattatttgatattataaatacaaaaattgaAGTGCTTtggaataataaagaaaaagaaaaagcaGAAAATAGAGAATCATAG
- a CDS encoding glyceraldehyde-3-phosphate dehydrogenase, putative, with protein sequence MAVTKVGINGFGRIGRLVFRSAHERSDIEVVAINDPFMDIHHLIYLLKHDSVHGKFPCEVTPTEGGIMVGNKKVVVYNEKDPAQIPWGKHAIDVVCESTGVFLTKELSSAHIKGGAKKVIMSAPPKDDTPIYVMGINHEKYNSSQTIVSNASCTTNCLAPIAKVIHENFGIVEGLMTTVHASTANQLVVDGPSKGGKDWRAGRSALLNIIPASTGAAKAVGKVLPELNGKLTGVAFRVPIGTVSVVDLVCRLEKPAKYEDVAKKIKEASEGPLKGILGYTEEEVVSQDFVHDSRSSIFDLKAGLALNDNFFKIVSWYDNEWGYSNRLLDLAIHITHH encoded by the exons atGGCAGTAACAAAAGTAGGAATTAACGGATTTGGCCGTATCGGTCGTTTAGTATTCAGATCTGCTCATGAAAGGAGTGACATC gAAGTAGTTGCTATCAATGACCCATTTATGGATATCCATCACTTAATCTACTTATTAAAACATGATTCAGTTCATGGAAAATTCCCATGTGAAGTAACCCCAACTGAAGGAGGTATAATGGTTGGAAACAAAAAAGTCGTTGTTTACAACGAAAAAGACCCAGCTCAGATTCCATGGGGAAAACACGCCATTGATGTTGTATGTGAATCAACTGGTGTATTTTTAACCAAGGAATTATCCAGTGCTCACATTAAGGGAGGTGCAAAAAAAGTTATCATGTCAGCACCACCAAAAGATGACACTCCAATTTATGTCATGGGTATTAACCACGAGAAATATAACAGTTCTCAAACCATCGTTTCCAATGCCTCATGTACTACCAACTGTTTAGCACCAATTGCTAAGGTAATTCATGAAAACTTTGGAATCGTTGAAGGTTTAATGACCACTGTCCATGCCTCAACAGCCAACCAATTAGTTGTTGATGGACCATCAAAGGGAGGTAAAGACTGGAGAGCAGGTAGATCAGCTTTGTTAAACATTATCCCAGCTTCAACTGGTGCAGCCAAAGCTGTAGGAAAAGTTTTACCAGAATTAAACGGAAAATTAACTGGTGTTGCCTTTAGAGTTCCAATTGGTACCGTCTCTGTTGTTGATTTAGTATGCAGATTAGAAAAACCAGCCAAATATGAAGATGTtgctaaaaaaattaaagaagcATCTGAGGGACCACTTAAGGGAATCTTAGGTTATACCGAAGAAGAAGTTGTATCTCAAGATTTCGTCCATGATAGCAGATCATCTATCTTTGACTTAAAAGCTGGTCTTGCCTTAAATGATaactttttcaaaattgtcTCATGGTATGACAATGAATGGGGATATTCAAACCGTCTTTTAGATTTGGCTATCCACATCACCCACCATTAA